The DNA region AACATCACCTCGGGCTGGAACGCGACCTACTCACCGTCCTCCGGGCAGGTCACCGCCCGCAACATGTCCTACAACGCCAGTATCCCGGTCAACGGATCGGTGGACATCGGTTTCCAGGCCACCCACACCGGTAACACGGCCCGGCCGACCTCGTTCGCCCTCAATGGAGCATCCTGCACCGTCGCCTGAGCGACCACCGTCGTCGGGCCGGTCGACCACCCGGCCCGGCGATGCGACGGCGACGCGCCGGGAACGGCAGGTTGGGCGTACCTGCCGTTCCCGGCGGCCGCGTCGGATCCGGCGTCTCACGTTGGCCGTGTCGGCTCCGGCCTCCCCTCCCCGCCGCTGTCAGATCAGGCCGTGGGCGAGCATCGCCTCGGCCACCCGGCGGAACCCGTCGATGTTGGCGCCGGTGATGTAGTCGCCCGGCATGCCGTACTCCTCGGCGGTCGCGTGGCAGCGGTCGTGGATGTCCCGCATGATCTCCCGGAGCCGGTCCTCGGAATGGGCGAACGTCCACGAGTCGCGGCTGGCGTTCTGCTGCATCTCCAGGGCGCTGGCTGCCACCCCGCCGGCGTTGGCCGCCTTGCCCGGGGCGAACCGTACGCCGGCCTCGGCGAAGACCCGTACCGCCTGCGGGGTGGTCGGCATGTTCGCCCCCTCGACGACGAGGGTGGTGCCGCCGGCGGCCAGGGTGACCGCGTCGGCGGCGCTGATCTCGTTCTGCGTCGCGCAAGGGACGGCGACCTGGCAGGGCACCTCCCAGACGCTGCGGTCGGCGACGAAAGCGGCGTGCGGCCGGACGTCGGTGTACGCGCTGATCCGCTCCCGGCGGACCTCCTTGATCTCCTTGAGCAGCTCCACGTCGATGCCCTTGTCGTCGTGGACGTAGCCGGAGGAGTCGGAGCAGGCGACCACGGTCCCGCCGAGTTGGTGCACCTTCTCGATGGCGTACAGGGCGACGTTGCCGGAGCCGGAGACGACGACACGTTTGCCGTCGAGGCTGTCACCGGTGGTGCGCAGCATCTCCTCGGCGAAGAAGACCACGCCGTACCCGGTGGCTTCGCGGCGTACCTGGGCGCCGCCGTAGCTGAGCCCCTTGCCGGTCAGTACGCCGGACTCGTACCGGTTGGTGATTCGTTTGTACTGCCCGAACAGGTAGCCGATCTCGCGGGCGCCGACGCCGGTGTCACCGGCCGGCACGTCGGTGTGTTCGCCGATGTGCCGGTACAGCTCGGTCATGAACGACTGGCAGAACCGCATCACCTCGCGGTCGGATCGGCCTCGGGGGTCGAAGTCGGATCCGCCCTTGCCGCCGCCGATCGGCATGCCGGTCAGGGCGTTCTTGAACAGCTGCTCGAAGCCGAGGAACTTGACGATTCCCAGGTACACCGACGGGTGGAACCGCAGTCCGCCCTTGTACGGGCCGAGTGCGCTGTTGAACTCGACCCGGAAGCCCCGGTTGATGTGCACCTCGCCGTGGTCGTCCTCCCATGGCACCCGGAAGATGATCTGCCGTTCGGGCTCGCAGATGCGTTCGATGATCTTCGCCTCGGCGTACTCGGCGTGGCGGTCCAGCGCGGGCACGATGCTGTCCAGGACTTCGCGGACGGCCTGGTGGAACTCGCTCTCACCCGGGTTGCGTCGCACGACCGAGCCGTAGATCGTCTCGATTTTGTCCCGTGCCGGCATGGCTCCTCCTGGGTGTGGGTTGACCTGGGTGTACGTCCGGCATGGTGGCACCCTGCCGGGGACGCTACCCGGTCAGCGGTGACCCGGTGTGACGGTCGGCATACCTGGTGGCGGTTCTGACGGCGGTGACGGGGGCGGTTCTGATGGCGGTGACCGGGCGGTTCAGCCGGCGGTGACCGGGCGGTTCAGCCGGCGGTGACCGGGCGGTTCAGCCGGCGGTGACCAGCGGGGCCGGTGCCGGGTCGCGGACCGCCCAGCGGCGGGCCAGCACGGTGGCACCGACGATGGCGCCGACGACGAGCGCGATCTCGAAGGCGACGACAGTGGGTACGGTGCTGAAGCCGGTCGCCCAGGCGTAGGCGATCGTGACCGGGGTGACGACGATGCCGGCGGTCGGCATGAGCAGCAGCATCCTGGTGGCGGTGGCGCGTATCCGGGGCAGGTCGCGCAGCCGGGTGCGCACAGCGACGACCGCGCCGGCGACCAGTAGCGCGGCCGGGATCCCGTAGTAGACGGCGACCGCCAGCAGCAGCGGCACCCGGAAGCTGCGGGGCAGGTCCACCAGGTGCACCACCACCGGGTAGATCACCATCATGGCCAGGTAGCCGACGACGGTGCCGGCCACCGCGCCGGCGAGGGCGGTCCGCACGACGCGACCGTACTCGGCCGGGACGCGGGCGACGCCGGCTTCGTCGGCCAGGCGGCGGGCGAGTCCGGGTACGTCGTCGCCGAGCAGCTGTGCCGGGGTGACGCCGTCGGCTACTGCGGCCTCCAGTTCGCTGCGCAGGTCGGCGGCGAGGGCCGCACGGTCGGCGTGGGTGACGCCGTAGGCCCGCCAGGCGGCGTCGGCGGTGGCGACGGCGTCGTCGATGGTGTCCACTGTCAGCTCCTCGGGTTGTCGCCGACGGCGTCGGTCAGGGTGGCGTCGACGATGCCGACGAAGGTGGCCCACTGCTGCCGCCAGCTGCGCAGCCGTGCGTGGCCGGCGGCGGTGAGCGCGTAGACCTTGCGGTCGGGGCCGGCTGGGCTGGGCTGGGTCTCGTTGGCGACCAGGCCGAGGCGGCGCATCCGGGTCATCAGCGGGTAGATGGTGCCGTAGCCGACGCCGGTGAATCCGGCGGCTTCGATCCGGCGGACGAGTTCGTAGCCGTGCGCCGACTCCTTCGCCAGCAGGGCGAGCAGACACATGTCAAGCGCGCCGCGCAGCAGTTGGGTCTGACGTTCGCTGTCTGCGGGCTCGTCCACCTCGGCCGCTATCATGCGTCGCATAATAGGCAGACCTATTATGCGACGTCAAATAGTTGCGGCCGTCGTGCGGCCGGGACTGTCGGTACCGCTCAGGTCGTGAACCGGGCGCGCAGGCCGGCCGGGGCGAGGCGGCCGGCGAACGCCGGCCCGACCGACGCGGCGTTCGGGGACGCGATGGTGAACCGGCCGGCCAGCCGGGAAGTGACGACTGCGAGTTGACGCCTGGTCAGCATCGTGCCCAGGCACACCCGTGGCCCGGCGCCGAACGGCAGGTAGGCCAGGCCGGGTGCGGCCCCGCCGGCCAGCCACCGGTCCGGGTCGAACTCCTCCGGCCGCGGCCACCACCGTGGGTCCCGGTGGATCAGGTACGCGTTGAGCAGCACCTCGTCACCGGCCCGCACCGACCATCGACCGACTGTGGTGTCCCGGCGGGCGG from Solwaraspora sp. WMMD791 includes:
- the gdhA gene encoding NADP-specific glutamate dehydrogenase is translated as MPARDKIETIYGSVVRRNPGESEFHQAVREVLDSIVPALDRHAEYAEAKIIERICEPERQIIFRVPWEDDHGEVHINRGFRVEFNSALGPYKGGLRFHPSVYLGIVKFLGFEQLFKNALTGMPIGGGKGGSDFDPRGRSDREVMRFCQSFMTELYRHIGEHTDVPAGDTGVGAREIGYLFGQYKRITNRYESGVLTGKGLSYGGAQVRREATGYGVVFFAEEMLRTTGDSLDGKRVVVSGSGNVALYAIEKVHQLGGTVVACSDSSGYVHDDKGIDVELLKEIKEVRRERISAYTDVRPHAAFVADRSVWEVPCQVAVPCATQNEISAADAVTLAAGGTTLVVEGANMPTTPQAVRVFAEAGVRFAPGKAANAGGVAASALEMQQNASRDSWTFAHSEDRLREIMRDIHDRCHATAEEYGMPGDYITGANIDGFRRVAEAMLAHGLI
- a CDS encoding PadR family transcriptional regulator, translating into MIAAEVDEPADSERQTQLLRGALDMCLLALLAKESAHGYELVRRIEAAGFTGVGYGTIYPLMTRMRRLGLVANETQPSPAGPDRKVYALTAAGHARLRSWRQQWATFVGIVDATLTDAVGDNPRS